In a genomic window of Zingiber officinale cultivar Zhangliang chromosome 9B, Zo_v1.1, whole genome shotgun sequence:
- the LOC122025734 gene encoding AT-hook motif nuclear-localized protein 1-like, with protein MEGREGIVSSRCEGGGGWGVPPPAPPSGRVAPPEGTGFTTGVVGSGDGVEVSDGDLAAVKKRGRPRKYVPDGLALVPSPTAGSASPFSPGSGSSEAKRGRGRPRGSGNRQLLAALGEYFTVSAGGGFTPHVVTIDTGEDVIARIRSFSEKGPRTTCILSANGAVSNATLHQQGSSGGTFTYEGRFEILSLSGSFSNAATGGVRSRTRSINVSLAGPDGRVIGGGVAGLLLAASPIQMIVGSFRPNAFKNQQAKLSQSTAARPTSQANLDDDCDTPTSALPKQPFAENRMSDPTASTTLRPTSWHGLQSPEHKASPDINIRLHGE; from the exons ATGGAAGGTAGGGAGGGCATTGTGTCGTCGAGGTgcgaaggaggaggaggatgggGAGTTCCGCCGCCGGCGCCACCTTCAGGGAGGGTCGCACCGCCCGAAGGGACTGGCTTTACGACTGGAGTGGTCGGAAGCGGCGACGGGGTAGAAGTCAGCGATGGAGACCTCGCGGCGGTGAAGAAGAGGGGAAGGCCTAGAAAGTACGTCCCTGATGGCCTGGCCCTGGTGCCGTCCCCCACCGCTGGCTCTGCCTCCCCTTTCTCCCCTGGTTCTGGTTCCTCCGAAGCCAAACGAGGTAGAGGAAGGCCACGCGGCTCCGGAAACCGCCAACTCCTTGCGGCACTCG GAGAATACTTCACTGTCTCGGCCGGAGGGGGCTTTACACCCCATGTTGTGACCATTGACACAGGGGAG GATGTCATTGCGAGAATTCGTTCCTTCTCAGAGAAGGGTCCGCGGACTACCTGCATACTATCTGCAAATGGAGCTGTCTCCAATGCTACCTTGCACCAGCAGGGTTCTTCTGGGGGTACCTTTACTTATGAG GGTCGATTTGAGATTCTTTCTCTGTCTGGATCATTCTCGAACGCTGCTACTGGGGGTGTGCGAAGTAGAACTCGCTCGATAAATGTATCACTTGCAGGACCTGATGGCCGTGTTATCGGCGGAGGAGTTGCTGGTTTGTTGCTAGCTGCTAGTCCAATTCAA ATGATCGTTGGAAGCTTCAGGCCAAACGCTTTCAAGAATCAACAAGCAAAACTCAGCCAGTCAACAGCTGCAAGGCCTACTTCTCAGGCCAACCTCGACGATGACTGTGACACCCCCACCTCAGCCTTACCCAAACAACCATTCGCAGAGAATAGAATGTCTGACCCTACGGCAAGCACTACTCTCCGTCCAACAAGCTGGCATGGTCTGCAGTCTCCAGAGCACAAGGCTTCCCCTGACATTAACATACGTCTACATGGAGAATAA
- the LOC122025688 gene encoding uncharacterized protein At4g22758-like, translated as MASSSSQAKNLRGGQEGTAARVRRERAPPERSASFHHGTAAAPEHRQMRRPKTQPELLVLRGGATAPSSSPRRVPAKVLVNVTVQRSLGPVQVVASTDWTVGELAAAALGRYVREGRRAPLPAAGDPSAFELHYSQFSLECLDPEEKLIDLGSRNFFLCLKPDLVSGTMESNSSSATAGSCSKQAEKATKISWLSFIDCLL; from the exons ATGGCGTCCTCCTCCTCGCAGGCCAAGAACCTCCGCGGCGGCCAAGAAGGGACGGCGGCGCGCGTTCGTCGCGAACGCGCGCCGCCGGAGCGCTCGGCCTCGTTCCACCACGGGACCGCCGCGGCGCCGGAGCACCGCCAGATGCGGCGGCCCAAAACGCAGCCAGAGCTTCTCGTCCTCCGCGGCGGCGCCACGGCGCCGTCTTCCTCACCGCGGCGTGTGCCGGCGAAGGTGCTGGTGAACGTGACGGTGCAGCGGAGCCTGGGCCCCGTGCAGGTGGTGGCGTCCACCGACTGGACCGTCGGCGAGCTGGCGGCCGCGGCGCTGGGGCGGTACGTCAGGGAGGGTAGGAGGGCGCCGCTGCCCGCCGCTGGCGACCCCTCGGCGTTCGAACTCCATTACTCCCAGTTCAGCCTCGAAT GTCTGGATCCCGAAGAAAAGCTGATCGATTTGGGATCGAGGAACTTCTTCCTGTGCCTCAAGCCTGATCTTGTTTCCGGAACCATGGAATCAAACTCCTCCTCTGCGACGGCGGGTTCCTGCTCGAAGCAAGCGGAGAAGGCGACGAAGATCTCCTGGTTAAGTTTCATAGATTGCTTGCTATGA